Part of the Colius striatus isolate bColStr4 chromosome 4, bColStr4.1.hap1, whole genome shotgun sequence genome, tccagcatatccttgcggaaaaaggattcaattatgaaagagagcctttgctaagacttgtaagatggggacaggaagtaggtctctttgcttccccccaagaagtatatgaaaaaggacactgggaaaagctaggagacatgttgaataatgctattggcttgtgtaaattggtatcatccattatacaccagctagaagctgagcgtgctgccgctgctgccatgaaagcagaagctgctgcaccatctgcgttcccggtggatgctaaaagattctttggaggtggtgactttatagtaccatcggctccacctctagaagaaaatactcagagattcttcggaggggataatgtcgtaataccctcggctccacctctggaagaggagagcatggatgtgagcccacctcccccagaaccccctagagcaccgttccaggagccgaatacacacattgcttctcctcccctcccacccacccttcaccatcctgccccatcccactcttctgctatacctgaaggagtacctaacagagaacggaaggtacgttttacaaatgatatgccgttgcccctgagctcatcaatccctgagtgtattcctctgccattatcacccccaacttctagtgaagatcaacaaagacaattattaaaggaagagttaatacaacacggagaagatatgaaacacactttggcccagctggaggaactgatagaaaaaccaaaagcaacagctaatcaactgttggaatgaattaatgaattaaccaaaacaaagattaaagtttcatccccacaggtactcagagatcctcgtccagatgactatgatccggctaagaaatggagaggcctcatacgtgatgcggtaatcgaaggcgaatttattccgcaagcctttccagtaataacagcacaaagaaaatgacaatgggcacctttagattggaaattggtaagagaaggccagaaagcggtaatgcaatatggcttgtccaacccatacgttcagacgttactggatcatatttttgccagtgggttaatgactccatttgactgccggaagcttgcagaaactttcctgaagcccactcaggtattactatgggagtctgaatggaaaaaaagagttgatctgacggtggtggaaaacatggacttacaacagggagatccgcggcgagtcgtcacagcagacatgatgctgggtaaaggagcattcgctgatcctcaggtacaagcccggctgcatgaagctatcttgcagcaaacacagacactggcacgtcaagcatttaagattgttcctgatatgggggtgccagttccctcatatacaactattattcaaaaacctaatgagcctttcatgaccttcttagaccgcctaagagcagctctggatcgtataccaaacatgtcggctgaagtaaaggcggaaataggattacacttagcagttgctaacgctaatcatgactgcaaaaagatcctgcaggctctcccgcggacagcaactttggtcgacatgatagaagcctgctctagggtaggatcgtcagcacatttagctgaggcaatggcaacagcattgaaacctttagttcaagcccacaaaggagatcggaggccaaagtgctttaactgtggaaaaataggacacgtgaaaaatcaatgtcggtccagaccattggtatggacaaacagctccgccaggccatctgggtccaatggcagatttcatggtaattgttacagatgtggcaagtttggccatagagccactgagtgccgctctcgagtggccagacatacaatgcctaagggaaacgggttgacgagcgcaaaaagggcgagcgcgatgacacaaaaacgccgttcaacaccaagagctgcctggatggcctcagatcagccactgcaggaagcgcaggagtggatgtggaaacagcagtagatgtaaccatccacaacacagaggtaacaattatctcctctaacgttaatggaccccttggctatggattaagtgctttacttttaggacggtcatcggcctctcgacagggtgtttttgtgctccccggtgtaattgatgcagactatgaaggaaatattggaataatggttaaagtttggcagccaccagttcatatacctaaaggaactacaatagcgcaattagttcctttcagagctaaagttcctttcgcaggaagtcgtaagcgtcgagacggtggttttggatccactggagtacctgaggtaagactggcggtgccgctttcacagggaaagcccactcagacggttgtattccaacatccaaatggtgaatacatggttgggtacaacacattactggatacgggagcagatgttactattgtgccattatcctattggccaaaaagctggcctttagagaatttagacacccctgtcgttggagtaggaggaatacagatgacaaaaattagcacagacctgatttcggtatgtatacagggcgaagagaatagatgtgtgcaaattaggccctatgtaatgaatacttcagtttggcttttgggtagagacgccttaagccaaatgggctttcgtttgtcaaatgaaaatttttaatggcggccattgatgggcgaccaatcctgaagttaacctggctaacagataaaccagtttggattgatcaatggccgctaagcaaagaaaagctcgcccacattcatgaattagtaaatgaacaactagagaagggtcatattaaaccatccaccagtccatggaatacaccaatttttactatccctaaaaaatcagggaagtggaggctgttacatgatttaagagctgttaatgcagtgatgcaggacatgggtgctctacagccaggattaccctctcctgcaatgcttccaaaagagtggcccctgttggtgattgacttaaaggactgttttttcacaattcccttacatgaggatgacagtgagaagtttgcctttacagtaccatcgattaacaaacaagagccagcaaaacgatatcaatggattgttttacctcagggaatgaagaactcaccaactatttgtcaaacttatgttgcctgggcgctggcacctctgcgcaaaaaataccctcgtgtcttattttaccattatatggatgatatcttgattgcagggaaaggcctggaccagcatcgcattctacaagaagtgaaccgacagttaagcaactccgggttggtgatcgcgccagagaaggtacaaatgcacgcctcttggaaatatttaggtaatattatcactgatgctcgcatttatcctcagaaggtggcaattaaaacagatattgctaacttaacagacgttcaaaagctaataggtgatatccaatgggtacggaccatatgtggtatcacaaatgaggatcttgcgccactaatgcctttgttaaagggctcagtagaggctgatagtgcgcgaagactgtctcggcagcaaatccaagcaatagaaaaaataggaagcaagatagtcaataattACAGTcatcgatatgatcctgacttgtcaattaacattgctgtgataagtcaaaaacagcatgtaatggcaatcttgatgcaatgggattcagtagcgaaagacccattgaggatcttggagtggatatttttgccatataatttacaaaaaacaattaccacgaggcttgaggcaattgcaaaaataatagttaaggccaggaaacgtctgctggaaatagcagggattgaggcagacgtcattttcgttcctctcacagatgagttcttgaactgggcactgcaacaatctgatgaattacagtgggccttattgtcatatccaggaactataaataatcattatccggcccataaattgttttctgttaaatttcaaatggaagaccggccgttgagatcagcagtacccgttaaaggcctgactgtttttaccgacgccagtaagatccaagccaaagcaggagtggtttggtgggaaaatggaaaatggcaaaatctaactgtccactccccaggcagttcagttcaactgctggaactgatggctgtagttaaaacttttgagaaatggtcagacgtcccattaaacatcatctccgattccctctatgtggtcgatgctgtcactcgattagagagagcactgttgaaagaaatctctaatcagaatttgtataacttatttctgcgactctggcatcagataaatgaacgtcaaactgcttattatattggacatattcgaagccattcgggcttaaaagatggcctatcagttggcaatgaaattgttgacaagatagtggcagctcctttattgatacctacggggccaataattgacaaattttctcaagcccgaagatcgcacgatttttttcatcaaagtgcgaaaatgctggcgaagcagtttgacctgactatatcggacgctcagggtattgtttccacgtgccctgcatgccagaatcagatcggcctaggagtaggagtcaatcccaggggtctggcaccattaggtatatggcaatcagatatcactgtctatgctccttttgggcgatttaaacgtatacatgttactattgatacctattcagccatggtttgggccacagccttaaccagtgacagttctcgagatgtcataagacattggaggagttgctttgctgtccttggtgttccaagagagataaaaactgataatggctcgggatacatagccagtaaaacacgtaagtttctaaacttatggggtgttaaacatactactggtatcccaggaaattccaccggtcaagccattattgaacggacacatcaaaccttaaaaggccttctagaaaaacaaaaaacgggggaagagggggtgagtcctcaagacagactaatgaaagccctttatacaatgaatcatctcagaattgtggcaaaccggaatgaaccaccggcattaacacactttgcccaaatgagtcgggatttggattttactgacaaacctaaagtttggtataagaatcccactactggagagtggcaaggacctgcagatctgttaacgtggggaagaggctatgcttgtgtcattacagatcaaggtccccgatggattccggcaaaatggatcaagccacatcaacagaaaggacttaactgtaagaccaatggaaaaaacaatcttgaggaaagaaccaagtgatccaccctcaatccatcactctattaaaatgtaaaccctcgcaact contains:
- the LOC133625355 gene encoding endogenous retrovirus group K member 21 Gag polyprotein-like translates to MDLQQGDPRRVVTADMMLGKGAFADPQVQARLHEAILQQTQTLARQAFKIVPDMGVPVPSYTTIIQKPNEPFMTFLDRLRAALDRIPNMSAEVKAEIGLHLAVANANHDCKKILQALPRTATLVDMIEACSRVGSSAHLAEAMATALKPLVQAHKGDRRPKCFNCGKIGHVKNQCRSRPLVWTNSSARPSGSNGRFHGNCYRCGKFGHRATECRSRVARHTMPKGNGLTSAKRASAMTQKRRSTPRAAWMASDQPLQEAQEWMWKQQ